The DNA sequence CCGCCGCCGTCGTCGCCGCCGATGAAGCCATCGCCGCCCTCGGTTCGGACACCGGCGGTTCCATCCGTCAACCGGCCGCGCTCTGCGGATGCGTCGGTCTGAAACCCACTTACGGACGGGTCTCCCGCTACGGCCTGGTCGCCTTCGCCTCCTCCCTCGACCAAATCGGACCGCTCACCAAAACCGTGGAGGATTCCGCCCTCCTGCTCAATGTTCTGGCCGGTTACGACCCCATGGAGAATACCAGCCGCCCGGTCGCCGTCCCCGATTACACCGCCAAACTCAATCTGCCCATCAACGGCCTCCGTGTCGGCATTCCCCGTGAATACTTCGCCGAGGGCATGGACAAGCAAATCGAAGCCTCCATCCGCAAGGCCATCGACTGGTATACCCGTCAGGGAGCCGAAATCGTCGACGTTTCCCTCCCCCACACCTCCGCGGCCATCGCCGTCTATTACATCATCGCCACCGCAGAAGCTTCGGCCAACCTCGCCCGCTTCGACGGGGTTCGCTACGGCCACCGTTCGACCGACGCCGCCGACCCGATATCCGTTTACAAGAATTCACGCGCCGAGGGCTTCGGCCCCGAGGTCAAACGCCGCATCATCCTCGGCACCTACGTCCTCAGTTCCGGCTACTACGATGCCTACTACAACCGCGCCCAGAAAGTGCGCCAGCTCCTGCGCCGCGACTTCGAACAGGCCTTCGAAAAGTGCGACGTCCTCCTCACGCCCACCTCGCCCGGTCCGGCCTTCAAGTTTGGCGAAAAAACCAACGATCCGCTCCAAATGTACCTGGCCGATATTTACACCATCGCCGTCAATCTGGCCGGCGTTTGCGGCCTCTCCCTCCCTTGTGGATTCACCTCCTCGGGCCTCCCCATCGGCCTGCA is a window from the Candidatus Methylacidiphilales bacterium genome containing:
- the gatA gene encoding Asp-tRNA(Asn)/Glu-tRNA(Gln) amidotransferase subunit GatA, producing MSLSSSTIAALRRNLQAGSTTPTAIVQDLLARIEAVDPKVQGYLRVDRESALQAAQKADLSKPLGGIPIAIKDNINALGEGCTCSSKILQGYKSPYDATVVRKLREAGAILLGRTNMDEFAMGSSTEHSAYQKTRNPWNLDCIPGGSSGGSAAVVAADEAIAALGSDTGGSIRQPAALCGCVGLKPTYGRVSRYGLVAFASSLDQIGPLTKTVEDSALLLNVLAGYDPMENTSRPVAVPDYTAKLNLPINGLRVGIPREYFAEGMDKQIEASIRKAIDWYTRQGAEIVDVSLPHTSAAIAVYYIIATAEASANLARFDGVRYGHRSTDAADPISVYKNSRAEGFGPEVKRRIILGTYVLSSGYYDAYYNRAQKVRQLLRRDFEQAFEKCDVLLTPTSPGPAFKFGEKTNDPLQMYLADIYTIAVNLAGVCGLSLPCGFTSSGLPIGLQLIGPHFGEETLLRAGHAYETAHEWVKQRPSIAVP